GGCGTTACGCCCGTGGACAGGAGCCTTATGATTCCACAAAAACGTTTACGGTAACGCTTGCGCCGGGTATAGAGCCCCTCACTCCGGGTGCCCGGCAGCAATTTGCCGGCAAGTATTTCTACCAACTGAATTTCTCAAATAAGGGCGGCATGGTGATGCCGATTATTATCGAATGGACGTTTAAAGATGGTACCCGGCAGATCGACCGCATTCCGGCCCAGATCTGGAGACACAATGAAAATACCGTAAACAAATTGTTTGTAAAAAATAAAGAAGTAGCAGGCATCCGGCTGGATCCGTTCCGCGAAACAGCGGATATTGATGAAAGCAATAATGTATGGAATCAAATGCCGGCCCCGACAAGGTTTAAAGCCTTTGCGCAAAAAACAGGGGCCGCCCGCGGACAAAGTACCGGCTCTAACCCCATGCAGCAGGCTCAGCAGAAATAACGGCAGTACGTCATAAAGTCACAGAGGCCCAAAGAAACCCGAAGGTCTTTCTATAGAACTCAGGAAAGTGCTGGGATCTGTGTGCACGGATGGCTTATCGCAGAAGAATGCTTCTTAATATTAAGCCCATTCTTGTAAATCTGTGCACGCTCTGCGCATTGATTTTGTGAAACGTTGAGTCTTGGTGTCTTTGTGGCCCAAAGTTTTTAGTCTTCTGCCAGCTGGTAAATATCCTTGTAATTCCGGCCCAGTCCATCGTAATCCAGGCCATAGCCTACCACAAATTTGTTGGGGATCACGAAGCCGGTATAATCGATCGGTACCTGGTATTTTGTCATTTCCGACTTATGCAGGAGTGCAACGATCTTTAATGAGCTGGGTTGCTGATGCTCCAGTTGTGGAAGAAAATAGTGTAGTGTTTTCCCGGTGTCGATAATGTCTTCAAGAATCACCACGTGCTTCTCATGCAGGTCTTCTTCCAGCCCGATAGCAGTTGTGACAGCGCCCGAAGATTTTAATCCTTTATAGGACGCCAGTTTAATAAAGCAGATCTCGCTGTCGATGGTCAGGTATTTGAAAAAATCGGCGGCAAACATAAACGATCCGTTCAGGATTGCCAGGAAGTATACCTTCTTTCCGGCATAATCCGCGTTGATGGCGTCTGCCAGCTCCTTAATTCTTTTTTGCAATACTGCTTCTGACAGGTAAACCGAAAAGCGTTTGTTGTGTACCGTAATGTCTGCCATATTTTAAGGATTTTGCGCCACAGAGTTCTTTCCGGCGCTCATATCCTGCAAATATAGCCTAGACCCGATTGCCGGGGAGGCAAATTTCGTAAGATTATTGTATTTCAGTAATGATTCCAGGCGTACTCCTTCTTCCTGTGCAATTTCATAAAGGGTTTCTCCCGCTTCTACTTCGTGAAAGGTTTTGGGGCTTTCGGTCCTTTTCAACTGTAAAAATACCAGGGCGTCGTTTTGGGGTAGCTGGTTTTCCTGCAGGTCGTTATACAGGAAGAGCCGGCTTATTGGAATATTGTAACGGGCAGCAATGGCTTCAAAAGCCGTGCCCTGCTTTGCAAAGATCACTTTGGTCTGGTTGATCACAAAATCACCCTGCGGATACTGTTTGATCTTTTTTACCGCGATCTCTTCGGCCTCCTCTTTTGCTACCGCAAAGGACGCTTTAAGTTCCTGCGGCATTTCTTTTTTGCCCAGGGCAATCAGTGTATAATCCTCCAGGTTGTAGCGCTCAATTAAACCGATCAAAAGTTGCGGGTATTTGGGATTGGTGGCATACCCCGCTTTCTTCAAACCGTTCGCCCATGCTTTGTAATCGGTAGGATCCAGTTGAAAAAGAAACGCATACCGGTCGCGGCCTTTCAAAAAATCAGAATGATCCTGGAAGGAAGCTTCGGGGTGCTCGTATTTGATAAACCGCTCCTGCGGACGATCGTCATCATGTAATACGTAAGGACCGGTATAGCCGGTTTTGCACTTGATGCCAAAATGATTGTTGGAGCGCAATGCCAGGTCTCCGTCGCCCGCATTGGATTCCAGTATCGCCTGCGCCAGCTTGATGGCTGCCGGCACCCCCGTCCGCTGCATTTCTTTAATTGCAATGCCCCGGTATTGTTGAATATATGCCACAACTTTATCTGATTGTTGGGCACTGGCAGTCATCGTTATTAAAAGGGCGGTTGCCAAAAACAATTTCCGTATCATCAATATCAATTACAATTTTCGCAATAAATATAGTCCGTCTCTAATGGTCAGAACCAGTTTGTCAATATCTTCTCTATGTTGAATAAAATCGTTAAACGCCTGGATGGCTTTTGCGCTTTTTCCCTTGGGATTTTCGGTAAAAACCTGCCCGTGGAAAAAAATGTTATCCGCTAAGATAAAGCCATTTTTCTTAACTGCCGGTAAAACGAGCTTAAAATAGTCCATATAACCCGGTTTGTCTGCATCAATAAAAACCAGGTCCCAGGTTTCATGCAAAGCAGGAATGATATTCAGCGCGTTACCAACATGCAGTTTTATTCTTGGATATAACGTCGATTTCTGAAAAAAATTGTGGGCGATGGCCGCAGTTTCTTCACGGAATTCGATGGTGTGTAGCTCACCGTCGTTCGTTAGTCCTTCGGCTAGACACAGGGCGCTGTATCCGGTGAAGGTGCCGATCTCCAGGATGCGCCGGGGGCGGATCATGTGACTGATCATTTCCAGTAGTTTACCCTGAACCGGGCCACTCAGCATATGCGGTTCGGCGTGTTGCTGTTGGGTAAAGGCTTCCACTTCCTGCCGCAACGGATCGGGCGGAGTGGAGAAATTAATTGCAAATTGCTCTAATTCAATGGGTAATAATTCCATTTTCGGTAACGCATTAGTGAACGGAATCCTGTTCCAGCTGCGAAAGATCTGAAACGGGCTTTGAAATGGTCAGCAGACCTATAAACGTTAATGCTGCATTAATAATAATCAGTTCCAGGCCAATCTTAAAGTCGCCGAACAGTACAGATTGGTACTTGTCGATAAAAAAACAAATAATCGGGGCAATAAAACATACATAGGGTACCAGGCGGTCTTGGGGGCGGCGCCTGGTGAAAATGCCAAAGGCAAACAACCCCAGCAGCGGACCATAGGTATACCCGGCCAGCTTCAGGATAATACCGATCATGCTATTGTCATTGATCCAGTAAAACATCAATACCAGCAGCAGGAAAGAAAGCGCCACCAGCAGGTGTACTTTCTGGCGGAACCGTTTCTTTTGGGTTTCGTTCATATCCGTACGCCGTTGCAACCCGGCGATGTCGATGCAAAAGGAAGAAGTTAGTGCCGTCATGGCTCCATCTGCACTGGGAAACAAGGCCGAGATCAGGGCTACGATAAAAATAACCGAGATATAAGGTGGCATATGGTTTACGGCCACATCCGGGAACAGGGCATCTCCTTTAGCGGTTAATTGTTCCTGGGCGGCAAACAGATGCAGCAGGCCCCCGAGGTAGAGGAACAGGCCAATTACCACTACCATGATAAATGCCAGCGACACCATATTCTTTTGCGAGTCTTTCAGGTTGGTAACCGAAATGCTTTTCTGCATCATTTCCTGGTCAATGCCCGTCATGCTCAGCGTAATAAAGGCACCGGCCAGGATCTGTTTGATAAAGAAATCGTTTTTGGAAGGATCGGTTTTAAAGATCTGCGATAAACCGCTGCTACGCATGGCTTCCAGGCTTTCGCCCACACCCATGTTCATATGGTTTAAAAGATAAATCGTACAGATGATCAACCCCAGCAGCATACAGGTCGTTTGCAGGGTGTCCGTCCACACAATGGTTTTCACACCGCCTTCAAAGGTATACAGGATGATCATGACAAGGATAATAAGCGTAGAAATCCAAAAGGGAATCCCAAAGCTATCAAGGATGGTGATTTGTAGGATATGTACTACCAGGTATAACCGGGCTGTGGCACCCACCAGGCGGGAGAGGATAAAGAACCAGGCGCCGGTCTTATAAGATAGCATGCCCATCCGGGTTTTCAGATAGCCATATATTGAGGTCAGTTTTAACCGGTAATAGAGTGGCAATAATACATAAGCGATCAGCAGGTATCCGATCATATAACCCAGTACTACCTGCATATATCCAAATCCATCCTTACCCACGGCGCCGGGTACGCTTACAAACGTAACGCCGCTCAGGGAAGTGCCGATCATCCCGAACGCTACCAGCATCCAGTTGCTGTTCCGGTTGCCGATAAAGAAGGATTCATTATTGCTGTTTTTGCTGGTTTTCCAGGCCACGGCCAGCAATAGTATAAAGTAGGCAATTACAATGGAGAACAAAAAACCTGCAGACATATTATGTATATATTAAACAATGGTTATCAAGTAAAATAATTTTTGAAGATAGGGAAAATTGAATTCCTTTTGCAATAAAAGTAGCGAATCATGAGGATAAAAGCGCTTGCGGTTTTTTGCGGGTCGAAAGCGGGCCGGGATCCACTGTTTACAATGCATACCGAGGAATTGGGAGCCATGATGGCGGCACGTGGCTTAACATTGGTTTACGGCGGTGGAAATGTGGGACTGATGGGTACGATTGCCAACGCAGTGCTGGCAGGCGGCGGAACCGCTATCGGAGTAATCCCACAATTGCTGGCCGACCGGGAGCGATCACACAAAGGGTTAACCCAGCTGGAGATCGTACCGGATATGCATACCCGTAAAAGAAAGATGTATGAGCTTTGTGATGCGGCCGTCATCCTGCCTGGAGGATATGGTACCCTGGATGAATTTTTTGAAATGATTACCTGGAACAATCTGGCCATTCATGACAAAACCCTCTTTGTACTGAATACTAATGATTATTATACACATTTGCTGATGCATATCCGGAAGATGTATGAGGAAGGATTTCTTTATGAAGACCCCTGGGAGAAGATCCGCGTGCTGGCGTCGCCGCAGGAGCTGGAACGGTATCTTTGGGGCTGAAAGCCGTTCCCGGTTCAATGGTTAAGGTTCAACGTGCAATGTTAGATCCGTTTGATACTTGATGTGCAATACGGATGACTAATTACGGATAACTGAAAGCTGACGGCTGCAAACAAGACATTTCCCGCGGCCTACGCCATCCAATGTGATAGCGTGATCTGGTAAACCCATCTTCCTTTTACTTTTTTGTATACCTGGCACCAGCCCTCCAGGGCGGTTCGTACCTCGATGATCGCATAGAGCCGGTCTTTTGAAAAAATCGGGGTGGAAATTGCAAAGTATTTTTTATCCTCCGGTCTCAGGCTGTTGGCATAACGTTCCCGCTCTTTTTGTATGGCTTCGTTTTGCTGAACTTTCGTCCAGGATTCCTTTATTTTTAAAATAACGCCCGAGCTTTTATTGTCACGTCGTTTTCGCTCCAAAACCGAATCAGGAGTACTCCATGGTAGCAATGTAACAATCCAGACCTGACTTTCATAATGCGGGATTTTTCCATAAGGGTTGATCCGGGCCCGGGGTATTTTGAATTTGCGCCAATTTATTTTCTTCGCTTTAGCATTTGCCGCTTTGAATGCTCCCGGGTCAAAATGCGGATTTTCTTTATAAAAGGTCTTAAATTCCAGCGGGTCAAAATAGGTTGTTGCGTAGCGGGAAATAAAACTGGAATCTACCAGGTGAAAATAAGAAAATTCCGGTGGCACTGCTTTTTCAACTACGGCCCCTATCAGCTGTCGGATGTCTTTTTTCTGACCGAAGATGGTGCCGGCAATAAAAGGTAGTATGATCAATATCAGGAATCGTTTTGTCATATGTTTAAAAAATGCAATCATTTACGCTGTTCGTATGGTTAAGATGCAGGATCGGCCAGAAATACATAATTAGCTCCGCATTTAGTTTAACGGCGCGTAAATTTCGCGGTTTTACAGCCAAATCGGATGCTTTGCGGCTTCATCATTCATGTCTATTCAGTGTTTCAGCAGCCCGGTGGCTTTTTTTGGAAAAACTTTTGCATTTTTGCAGGAAACCTCCTTCCTGATGAAGATGAATATTTATAGTGGCTTGGTGGAAAAGAAGTTGAATGCCCAAAAATCCTTTGCGGTATTGCTGGACCCGGATGCTGTGGCGCCTGCTTCATTGCACAGCCTGGTAAACCTTTCGGAAGCAGCCGGAGTGGATTATTTTTTTGTAGGCGGAAGCCTGGTGCTTTCCGCACATTTGGATGAAGTGATCAAAAAGATCAAAACGCTCACCCATATTCCGGTGGTATTGTTTCCCGGCAGTCCCTCACAGGTGAGCCCGTTTGCAGATGCGCTGCTGTATCTTTCACTGATTTCCGGAAGGAACCCTGAGCTGTTGATCGGGCAGCATGTGGTTTCGGCGCCCTTGGTAAAGCGGAGCGGATTGGAAGTAATACCCACAGGATATATTGTAGTAGACGGCGGAGCGCCCACTACGGTTTCCTACATCAGCAATGCGGCGCCGGTGCCCTCCGATAAAAATGATATTGCAGTTTGTACAGCCATGGCCGGGGAAATGCTGGGGATGAAGCTGATCTATATGGATGCCGGAAGCGGCGCCCGGATCCCGATTACCGAATCCATGATCCGTGCTGTATCGCAAAACGTTGAGATTCCCCTGATCGTGGGCGGAGGAATCAGCAACCCGGAAAAAGCCTACCTGAATTGCAAAGCCGGTGCCGACGTGATCGTAGTGGGCAATGCCATTGAAAAATCCACTGCGCTTATCAAGGAGATCAGCGATGCCGTACATTCCGTAAAACGGGAAGCGGTTTAGCCATCAGCCATCAGTATTCAGCAATCAGTTATCAGTTTTCAGGGGCTCTCTAGTCTACATGTCCCCCAAAAGCAAGAGCAACAATAAATAGCGGGGATAGATCATCAGGTAACAAGCGGAATCCAACCCGCCACTGCGGGCATGCCTGGAACATTGAACCTTAAACCATTTACAAACTCATCATTTCCTTAAAACGTACCGCCTGCCGCCGGCTGACCTCGATCTTTTCTCCGTCTTTTAATTCGATCAGCAACCCGTTATTGAAATACGGTTCAATTTTTTCGATCATACGCAAATTGATGATGTGTTTCCGGTTGGCCCGGAAAAAAGCCTTGGGATCCAGCCGCTCTTCCAGGGCATTGAGCGATTTTAAGATCAGCGGTTTGTTGGGGCCAAAGAACACTTTTGCATAGTTTCCCACGCTCTCAAAAAGCCGGATATCGCTGAGCTTTACAAACCAGCAACGGTCACCGTCTTTTACAAACACCTGGCTGTTTTCATTAAGCACATCGTGGTTGGTATAGGAGGCGGCTTCGCTTTCCTCGTAATCCGGCAGGTTGAGTTTTTTGATGGCGTCTTCCAGGCGCTTGGAGTCAATCGGTTTTAAGAGGTAATCCAGCGCATTCACCTGGAAGGCTTTTAATGCATATTCGTCATAGGCCGTAGTAAAAATCACCAGCGGTGTATAATCCAGCGTTTCCAGCATTTCAAAACCCGACTTTCCCGGCATCTGGATATCCAGGAAAATCAGGTCCGGCTGTTGCGCATTAATCTTTCGCATTCCTTCTTCCGCATTGCCCGCTTCATCGATGATGGCAATGCCCTGAAAGCCCTGGAGCAACTTCTTCAGTTCTGAACGGGCCAGCCGTTCGTCGTCTATAATGATGGTGCGTATATGTTTCATCCTCTTTGTTTGATCTGTTTGTTTTTAAACGGGCAATTCGATCCTGGCTTCCACGGTTTCGGCATTCAGCTGCCGGATCTCAAAATCGCTTTTGCCGGGATATAACAGTTTCAGACGGTCGCGGATGCTGTTGAGTCCAAAACCGGTTCCTCCTTTTTTCTCTGTAAGCCTGCCTGTGTTTTGTACACAAAGTTCGATCAGGTTGTTTCTTAACCGGGCGGCAATGGAAACGGTGCCTCCCTGCAGCTCCTGGCTGATGCCGTGTTTAATGGCATTTTCCACCAGCATCTGCAACATCATGGGAGGAATTTGTTTTTCCAGCGCCTGGCTGTCGATCTGGTAGCTTACCGCCAGCCGGTCCTCAAAACGTACCTGTTCCAGGGCCAGGTAGTCTTCAATAATGGCCAGTTCATTTTTCAATGCCACCGATTCGGTTTTATGCATGGTAATGCTGCTGCGCAGGATATTGCTCAATTCCGTGATGGCCTCGCGTGCCCGGCCCGGATTTTCATCTACCAGGGCCCGGATGCTGTTCAGCGCATTAAAAATAAAATGCGGGTTGATATTGGACTTAATGGTTTTAAGCTCCAGCTCGCGCACCAACGATTTTAAGCGGAGGGTATCGATCTGTTGCTGCTGGTAATCGCGGGCATAATGATAAATGATATAGATGGCATTCCAGATAAAGATATAAATGAACCAGGAGATCATATTGTTAAACGATACCAGCCAGATTCCCCTGCGTTTCAACACCTCAATTTCCCGTTGCGTAAACAGCGCAAAATGTTTATACACCTGCTGTTCAATGATACCGCAAAGGGATGCGGTAATGATGGAAAGGAGCAGGAAATTCAACAGCTGTAGTCCCCAGTTGTGTTCCAGCAGGTGCAGCCTCAATATAAACAGGCGCATCAGATGTGTCAGCAATACCCCGATCACCACAAAACTAAGGGCCCGGGTAAAAAACAGGTTCCGGTCCTCAGGCGTGTCAAACTTGCCGTAGAACCAGGCAAAGAACAAATGAATGAGGAAAAGTCCGCCCCATCCGATAAGCTGAAACCACCAGTATCGCTGCTTGCCTGAAAACATACCGCAAAACTAAATAATTAATCTGCGGTTTCTGCCGAAAATAAGCAAATGGCGATTATTGGTTATAAATGGAAAGATTGGTTTGAGAATCCAGATAAGAGAATCCAGATAAGAGAATCGAGATACGAGCATACTGATTTGAGCATTCAGATTGAGAACAGGGAAATCAGTGCCCCCCTTCAGAGTACGAAACATATCTCATATCTGAAATCTCGAATCTCGACGCTCATTCCCAAACTTCTCCTACATTTGCGGCAACTGTAGCTTACATGCAGCGATCAACCGCAACTCTTGTTTTCATACTGGCGCTTTTTGTTGGCTCCTGCAACGGTAATCGTAAACCCCGGGAAACGGAGCGGGCTTTTTATTACTGGAAAAGTGTTTTTGCTCCTACGGTATATGAAAAGCAGCAAGCCGATAGTCTGGGCGTTACTACACTTTATATCAAACTGTTTGACGTAGTATGGAACCCGTTGAAAAAAGAACCGGAACCTGCAGCTAAACTGCTGGTAAAAGACTCCGCCTGGTTACTCCAAAAACGGATCATACCCACCATTTTCA
The sequence above is a segment of the Niabella agricola genome. Coding sequences within it:
- a CDS encoding geranylgeranylglyceryl/heptaprenylglyceryl phosphate synthase, which translates into the protein MSIQCFSSPVAFFGKTFAFLQETSFLMKMNIYSGLVEKKLNAQKSFAVLLDPDAVAPASLHSLVNLSEAAGVDYFFVGGSLVLSAHLDEVIKKIKTLTHIPVVLFPGSPSQVSPFADALLYLSLISGRNPELLIGQHVVSAPLVKRSGLEVIPTGYIVVDGGAPTTVSYISNAAPVPSDKNDIAVCTAMAGEMLGMKLIYMDAGSGARIPITESMIRAVSQNVEIPLIVGGGISNPEKAYLNCKAGADVIVVGNAIEKSTALIKEISDAVHSVKREAV
- a CDS encoding LOG family protein, with the protein product MRIKALAVFCGSKAGRDPLFTMHTEELGAMMAARGLTLVYGGGNVGLMGTIANAVLAGGGTAIGVIPQLLADRERSHKGLTQLEIVPDMHTRKRKMYELCDAAVILPGGYGTLDEFFEMITWNNLAIHDKTLFVLNTNDYYTHLLMHIRKMYEEGFLYEDPWEKIRVLASPQELERYLWG
- a CDS encoding sodium:solute symporter — protein: MSAGFLFSIVIAYFILLLAVAWKTSKNSNNESFFIGNRNSNWMLVAFGMIGTSLSGVTFVSVPGAVGKDGFGYMQVVLGYMIGYLLIAYVLLPLYYRLKLTSIYGYLKTRMGMLSYKTGAWFFILSRLVGATARLYLVVHILQITILDSFGIPFWISTLIILVMIILYTFEGGVKTIVWTDTLQTTCMLLGLIICTIYLLNHMNMGVGESLEAMRSSGLSQIFKTDPSKNDFFIKQILAGAFITLSMTGIDQEMMQKSISVTNLKDSQKNMVSLAFIMVVVIGLFLYLGGLLHLFAAQEQLTAKGDALFPDVAVNHMPPYISVIFIVALISALFPSADGAMTALTSSFCIDIAGLQRRTDMNETQKKRFRQKVHLLVALSFLLLVLMFYWINDNSMIGIILKLAGYTYGPLLGLFAFGIFTRRRPQDRLVPYVCFIAPIICFFIDKYQSVLFGDFKIGLELIIINAALTFIGLLTISKPVSDLSQLEQDSVH
- a CDS encoding glucosaminidase domain-containing protein, producing MAYIQQYRGIAIKEMQRTGVPAAIKLAQAILESNAGDGDLALRSNNHFGIKCKTGYTGPYVLHDDDRPQERFIKYEHPEASFQDHSDFLKGRDRYAFLFQLDPTDYKAWANGLKKAGYATNPKYPQLLIGLIERYNLEDYTLIALGKKEMPQELKASFAVAKEEAEEIAVKKIKQYPQGDFVINQTKVIFAKQGTAFEAIAARYNIPISRLFLYNDLQENQLPQNDALVFLQLKRTESPKTFHEVEAGETLYEIAQEEGVRLESLLKYNNLTKFASPAIGSRLYLQDMSAGKNSVAQNP
- the hpt gene encoding hypoxanthine phosphoribosyltransferase, whose protein sequence is MADITVHNKRFSVYLSEAVLQKRIKELADAINADYAGKKVYFLAILNGSFMFAADFFKYLTIDSEICFIKLASYKGLKSSGAVTTAIGLEEDLHEKHVVILEDIIDTGKTLHYFLPQLEHQQPSSLKIVALLHKSEMTKYQVPIDYTGFVIPNKFVVGYGLDYDGLGRNYKDIYQLAED
- a CDS encoding sensor histidine kinase, with the protein product MFSGKQRYWWFQLIGWGGLFLIHLFFAWFYGKFDTPEDRNLFFTRALSFVVIGVLLTHLMRLFILRLHLLEHNWGLQLLNFLLLSIITASLCGIIEQQVYKHFALFTQREIEVLKRRGIWLVSFNNMISWFIYIFIWNAIYIIYHYARDYQQQQIDTLRLKSLVRELELKTIKSNINPHFIFNALNSIRALVDENPGRAREAITELSNILRSSITMHKTESVALKNELAIIEDYLALEQVRFEDRLAVSYQIDSQALEKQIPPMMLQMLVENAIKHGISQELQGGTVSIAARLRNNLIELCVQNTGRLTEKKGGTGFGLNSIRDRLKLLYPGKSDFEIRQLNAETVEARIELPV
- a CDS encoding O-methyltransferase — encoded protein: MELLPIELEQFAINFSTPPDPLRQEVEAFTQQQHAEPHMLSGPVQGKLLEMISHMIRPRRILEIGTFTGYSALCLAEGLTNDGELHTIEFREETAAIAHNFFQKSTLYPRIKLHVGNALNIIPALHETWDLVFIDADKPGYMDYFKLVLPAVKKNGFILADNIFFHGQVFTENPKGKSAKAIQAFNDFIQHREDIDKLVLTIRDGLYLLRKL
- a CDS encoding LytR/AlgR family response regulator transcription factor encodes the protein MKHIRTIIIDDERLARSELKKLLQGFQGIAIIDEAGNAEEGMRKINAQQPDLIFLDIQMPGKSGFEMLETLDYTPLVIFTTAYDEYALKAFQVNALDYLLKPIDSKRLEDAIKKLNLPDYEESEAASYTNHDVLNENSQVFVKDGDRCWFVKLSDIRLFESVGNYAKVFFGPNKPLILKSLNALEERLDPKAFFRANRKHIINLRMIEKIEPYFNNGLLIELKDGEKIEVSRRQAVRFKEMMSL